In Streptomyces sp. NBC_00878, a single window of DNA contains:
- a CDS encoding SPFH domain-containing protein, producing MSTHDSHGSPHTADVPEMPAPRVRESVAHSIGGGLALLLGLVGLLLGAGMIVSATAVDSTGGKAALIVFGILIGLAAFVAMCGLNMVAPGEARVVQLFGRYRGTIREDGLRWVNPLTSRTKISTRVRNHETAVLKVNDAYGNPIELAAVVVWKVEDTAQASFEVDDFLEFVATQTEAAVRHIAIEYPYDAHDEDGLSLRGNAEEITEKLAVELHARVEAAGVQIIESRFTHLAYAPEIASAMLQRQQAGAVVAARRQIVDGAVGMVEDALARITERDIVELDSERKAAMVSNLLVVLCGDRAPQPVLNTGSLYQ from the coding sequence ATGTCCACGCACGACTCGCACGGCTCTCCACACACCGCTGACGTGCCCGAGATGCCCGCACCACGCGTCCGGGAGTCCGTCGCACACAGCATCGGCGGCGGTCTCGCGCTGCTGCTCGGGCTCGTCGGCCTGCTGCTGGGCGCCGGCATGATCGTGAGCGCCACCGCGGTGGACTCCACCGGCGGCAAGGCCGCGCTCATCGTGTTCGGCATCCTGATAGGCCTCGCGGCCTTCGTCGCCATGTGCGGTCTGAACATGGTGGCGCCGGGCGAGGCCCGCGTCGTCCAGCTCTTCGGCCGCTACCGGGGGACGATCCGCGAGGACGGCCTGCGCTGGGTGAACCCTCTGACGTCCCGTACGAAGATCTCGACGCGGGTACGCAACCACGAGACGGCCGTCCTCAAGGTCAACGACGCCTACGGCAACCCGATCGAACTCGCCGCGGTCGTGGTCTGGAAGGTCGAGGACACCGCGCAGGCGAGCTTCGAGGTGGACGACTTCCTGGAGTTCGTCGCCACCCAGACCGAGGCGGCGGTGCGGCACATCGCCATCGAGTACCCGTACGACGCGCACGACGAGGACGGTCTGTCACTGCGGGGCAACGCGGAGGAGATCACCGAGAAGCTCGCCGTCGAACTCCACGCGCGCGTGGAGGCCGCGGGTGTGCAGATCATCGAGTCCCGCTTCACGCATCTCGCGTACGCTCCCGAGATCGCCTCGGCGATGCTCCAGCGGCAGCAGGCGGGCGCGGTCGTCGCCGCGCGGCGGCAGATCGTGGACGGTGCGGTCGGCATGGTCGAGGACGCGCTCGCCCGGATCACCGAGAGGGACATCGTCGAGCTGGACTCCGAGCGGAAGGCGGCGATGGTGTCGAACTTGTTGGTGGTCCTGTGCGGGGACCGCGCTCCGCAGCCCGTCCTCAACACGGGATCCCTCTACCAGTGA
- a CDS encoding PadR family transcriptional regulator, which produces MSIGHTLLGLLESGPRHGYDLKRAFDEKFGHDRPLHYGQVYSTMSRLLKNGLVEVDGIEAGDGPERKRYAITEAGVTDVQRWLATPEKPEPYLQSTLYTKVVLALLTHRDAAEILDTQRAEHLRMMRILTDRKRKGDLADQLVCDHALFHLEADLRWLELTAARLGKLTEAVTR; this is translated from the coding sequence ATGTCCATCGGTCACACCCTTCTGGGGCTCCTGGAGTCCGGGCCGCGTCACGGTTACGACCTGAAGCGGGCCTTCGACGAGAAATTCGGTCACGACCGGCCGCTGCACTACGGCCAGGTCTATTCGACGATGTCCCGGCTGTTGAAGAACGGCCTCGTGGAGGTCGACGGGATAGAGGCGGGCGACGGGCCCGAACGGAAGCGGTACGCGATCACCGAGGCGGGCGTCACCGACGTCCAGCGGTGGCTCGCCACGCCGGAGAAGCCGGAGCCCTATCTGCAGTCGACCCTCTACACGAAGGTCGTCCTCGCCCTCCTGACGCACCGCGACGCCGCCGAGATCCTCGACACCCAGCGCGCGGAGCACCTGCGCATGATGCGGATCCTCACCGACCGCAAACGCAAGGGCGATCTCGCCGATCAGCTCGTCTGCGACCACGCGCTCTTCCATCTCGAAGCCGACCTGCGCTGGCTGGAACTCACCGCCGCGCGCCTCGGCAAGCTCACAGAGGCGGTGACCCGATGA
- a CDS encoding ABC transporter ATP-binding protein, whose translation MTPAGSLLVAHDLRKAYGPTNALDGAGFSIHPGEVVAVMGPSGSGKSTLLHCLAGILTPDSGSIMYSGQEMATMSDTQRSALRRSQFGFVFQFGQLVPELTCVENVALPLRLNGTSRKEAERIALARMEQVEVDDLKAKRPGEVSGGQGQRVAVARALVTDPRVLFADEPTGALDSLNGERVMELLTEAARSANAAVVLVTHEPRVAAYSDREVVVRDGKSRDMERAV comes from the coding sequence ATGACCCCCGCAGGCTCCCTGCTCGTGGCCCACGACCTGCGCAAGGCGTACGGCCCCACCAACGCCCTCGACGGCGCCGGGTTCTCCATCCACCCGGGCGAGGTCGTCGCCGTGATGGGCCCCTCGGGCTCCGGCAAGTCGACCCTCCTGCACTGCCTCGCCGGGATCCTGACGCCCGACTCGGGCTCGATCATGTACAGCGGCCAGGAAATGGCGACGATGAGCGACACCCAGCGCAGCGCGCTGCGCCGCTCCCAGTTCGGCTTCGTCTTCCAGTTCGGCCAGCTGGTACCGGAGCTGACCTGCGTCGAGAACGTGGCACTGCCGCTGCGGCTGAACGGCACCTCCCGCAAGGAGGCCGAGCGCATCGCCCTGGCCCGGATGGAACAGGTAGAGGTCGACGATCTCAAGGCCAAGCGGCCCGGCGAGGTCTCCGGCGGCCAGGGACAGCGCGTCGCCGTCGCCCGCGCGCTGGTCACCGACCCGCGCGTGCTCTTCGCCGACGAACCCACCGGCGCGCTCGACTCGCTCAACGGCGAGCGCGTGATGGAGCTGCTCACGGAAGCCGCCCGGTCCGCCAACGCCGCCGTCGTCCTCGTCACGCACGAGCCCCGCGTCGCGGCCTACTCGGACCGCGAGGTCGTCGTACGCGACGGGAAGTCCCGGGACATGGAGCGCGCCGTATGA
- a CDS encoding ABC transporter permease, which yields MGAKFAFTGGREGWVRVLLTGVGVGLGVALLLLTTAIPSALQTRSDRSHARMGLSFGATEPAKGDNTALVGTVDTEFRDMDIRGRELEPEGLRAPLPPGLKEFPAPGEMVVSPALRTLLESKDGKVLRERLPDRITGTIEEAGLIGSAELSFYAGGENLAKYKAAGGPVSRVDTFRGKAAPAEPLGPILLLLVLMVFVVLLMPVGVFIATAVRFGGERRDRRLAALRLVGADGRMTRRIAAGEALSGALVGLLFGIGFFLIGRQIAGSIEILDVSVFPSYLNPTPALALLIAVAVPAAAVAVTLLALRGVVIEPLGVVRTARPPRRRLWWRLLMPLAGLGLLAPMIGKGNQNGNFNEYMVTGGVVLLLVGITALLPWLVEALVARLNPGSISGQLAVRRLQLSSGTAARMVNGIAVAVAGAIALQMLFTGVEDDFTKATGQDPSRAQMLVELPSYVPLADARRDFTKTRGVREAIAISKGELGETNKDPEMYGGITVGDCAALREVAKLPSCREGDVFAVHGAEEDSSTAELATPGRKLSIDPSYTDSEKGKEVAWTVPRGIKKAQPREDPTGWQQGGFLFTASALPAAAAPALHGQVFLGLDMTVPDIREIVRNTATKIDPFTSPMTLVASEKSRRFESIRTGLFVGAAGVLALIGASLLVSQLEQLRERKKLLAALVAFGTRRRTLSLSVLWQAAIPVGLGLALACVVGLTLGTVLLKMTATPVTVDWPSVLAMAGIGAAVILAVTALSVPPLLRLMRPEGLRTE from the coding sequence ATGGGCGCCAAGTTCGCGTTCACCGGCGGCCGTGAAGGCTGGGTGCGCGTCCTGCTCACGGGCGTGGGCGTCGGTCTCGGCGTGGCGCTGCTGCTGCTCACCACCGCGATACCCAGCGCGCTGCAGACCCGGTCCGATCGCAGCCACGCGCGCATGGGCCTCTCGTTCGGCGCTACCGAGCCGGCCAAGGGCGACAACACCGCGCTCGTCGGGACCGTCGACACGGAGTTCCGCGACATGGACATCCGCGGCCGTGAGCTGGAGCCCGAGGGCCTGCGGGCGCCGCTGCCACCGGGGTTGAAGGAGTTCCCCGCGCCGGGCGAGATGGTGGTGTCGCCCGCCCTCAGGACATTGCTGGAGTCCAAGGACGGCAAGGTCTTGCGCGAGCGGCTGCCGGACCGCATCACCGGCACGATCGAGGAAGCGGGCCTCATCGGTTCGGCCGAACTCTCCTTCTACGCGGGCGGTGAGAACCTGGCCAAGTACAAGGCCGCCGGCGGCCCCGTCTCACGCGTCGACACCTTCCGGGGGAAGGCCGCGCCCGCGGAGCCGCTGGGCCCCATCCTGCTGCTGCTCGTTCTCATGGTCTTCGTGGTGCTGCTGATGCCGGTCGGCGTCTTCATCGCCACGGCCGTACGCTTCGGCGGCGAGCGGCGCGACCGAAGGCTCGCGGCGCTGCGGCTGGTCGGCGCCGACGGCCGGATGACCCGCCGGATCGCCGCGGGCGAGGCGCTCTCCGGGGCGCTGGTCGGGCTGCTCTTCGGCATCGGCTTCTTCCTGATCGGTCGTCAGATCGCGGGCTCCATCGAGATCCTCGACGTCAGCGTCTTCCCGAGCTACCTCAACCCGACGCCCGCGCTCGCCCTCCTGATCGCCGTGGCGGTCCCGGCGGCCGCGGTGGCGGTGACGCTGCTCGCCCTGCGCGGTGTGGTCATCGAGCCGCTCGGCGTGGTGCGCACGGCCAGGCCGCCGCGACGTCGGCTGTGGTGGCGGCTGTTGATGCCGCTGGCCGGTCTCGGGCTGCTCGCCCCGATGATCGGGAAGGGCAACCAGAACGGGAACTTCAACGAGTACATGGTGACCGGTGGCGTCGTCCTGCTCCTCGTCGGCATCACCGCGCTGCTGCCGTGGCTCGTGGAGGCCTTGGTGGCACGGCTGAACCCCGGCTCGATCTCCGGGCAACTGGCCGTCCGCAGGCTCCAGTTGAGCAGCGGTACCGCGGCCCGCATGGTCAACGGCATCGCGGTGGCGGTGGCCGGCGCGATCGCCCTGCAGATGCTCTTCACCGGAGTCGAGGACGACTTCACGAAGGCCACCGGCCAGGACCCCTCGCGCGCTCAGATGCTGGTGGAACTGCCGTCGTACGTCCCACTCGCCGACGCCCGGCGGGACTTCACCAAGACCCGCGGCGTGCGCGAGGCCATCGCGATCTCCAAGGGTGAGCTGGGCGAGACCAACAAGGACCCCGAGATGTACGGGGGGATCACCGTCGGCGACTGCGCCGCACTGCGCGAGGTGGCGAAGCTGCCCTCCTGCCGCGAAGGCGACGTCTTCGCCGTGCACGGCGCCGAGGAGGACTCGTCCACCGCGGAGCTCGCCACGCCCGGCCGGAAGCTCTCCATCGACCCTTCCTACACCGACTCCGAGAAGGGCAAGGAGGTCGCCTGGACGGTGCCGCGCGGCATCAAGAAGGCCCAGCCGCGCGAGGACCCGACGGGTTGGCAACAGGGTGGTTTCCTGTTCACCGCGAGCGCGCTGCCCGCCGCGGCGGCCCCGGCCCTCCACGGGCAGGTCTTCCTGGGGCTCGACATGACAGTCCCCGACATCCGCGAAATCGTACGCAACACCGCCACCAAGATCGACCCGTTCACGAGCCCCATGACCCTCGTGGCGAGTGAGAAGTCCCGGCGCTTCGAATCCATCCGCACCGGCCTGTTCGTCGGCGCGGCCGGTGTCCTCGCGCTGATCGGCGCGAGCCTGCTGGTCTCGCAGCTGGAGCAGTTGCGTGAGCGCAAGAAGCTCCTGGCGGCCCTGGTCGCCTTCGGCACCCGGCGCCGCACGCTGAGCCTGTCGGTGCTGTGGCAGGCCGCGATCCCGGTCGGGCTCGGCCTGGCCCTCGCCTGCGTGGTGGGCCTCACCCTGGGCACGGTCCTGCTGAAGATGACGGCCACTCCGGTGACCGTGGACTGGCCGAGCGTCCTGGCCATGGCGGGCATCGGCGCGGCGGTCATCCTCGCGGTGACGGCCCTCAGCGTGCCGCCGCTGCTGCGGTTGATGCGCCCGGAAGGGCTGCGGACGGAGTAG
- a CDS encoding alkyl hydroperoxide reductase, producing the protein MSLDALKSAIPDYAKDLRLNLGSVIGNSELPQQQLWGTVLVCAIASRSPRVLRELEEEANAKLSPEAYTAAKSAAAVMAMSNVFHRTRHLLSDPAYGTLRAGLRMNVLGNPGVEKVDFELWSLAVSAINGCGSCLDSHERALRKAGVDRETIQEAFKIAAVVQAVGVTLDAEAALVEPLGPPLR; encoded by the coding sequence ATGTCGCTCGACGCGCTGAAGTCCGCGATTCCGGACTACGCCAAGGACCTTCGGCTGAACCTCGGTTCGGTGATCGGGAACTCGGAGCTGCCCCAGCAGCAGCTGTGGGGAACGGTGCTCGTCTGCGCCATCGCCTCGCGGTCACCTCGTGTGCTCCGTGAACTGGAGGAAGAGGCCAATGCGAAGCTCTCCCCCGAGGCGTACACGGCGGCCAAGTCCGCCGCGGCGGTCATGGCGATGAGCAACGTCTTCCACCGCACGCGGCACCTGCTCTCCGACCCGGCGTACGGGACCCTGCGGGCCGGGCTCCGGATGAACGTGCTCGGCAACCCGGGGGTGGAGAAGGTCGACTTCGAACTGTGGTCGCTCGCCGTGTCCGCGATCAACGGGTGCGGGAGTTGCCTCGACTCCCACGAGCGGGCGCTCCGCAAGGCGGGGGTCGACCGGGAGACGATCCAGGAGGCCTTCAAGATCGCGGCGGTCGTCCAGGCGGTGGGCGTCACCCTGGACGCGGAGGCGGCATTGGTGGAGCCGCTCGGCCCACCGCTGAGGTGA